From Nitrospirota bacterium, the proteins below share one genomic window:
- the hisD gene encoding histidinol dehydrogenase: MKIIATTDRAFAPALKRITSRGRLQSGAVEKSVKTILRAVERGGDRALLRYTKKFDRVSLGPAEIRVTPEDIKEAYYHIRKDEGDALRFAAQRITAFHERQRTKTWMYQDNGATLGQAVTPLDAVGIYVPGGKAVYPSSVLMCAIPAKVAGVKRVVMCTPTPKGGINPYLLVAADIAGVDEVYRVGGVQAIGALAYGTKTIARVDKIVGPGNIYVATAKRILYGTVGLDMVAGPSELLVIADDNANPAHVAADLLCEAEHDEDAQVYLVTTSERLAKEVVRLVEAQVKKLRREKIAAKSIARHSVAFVVTTLDEAIDLANHIAPEHLTLSVDRPFDYLEKVRHAGALFLGRYTPPAVADYVAGPNHVLPTGATAKFFSALSVNDYVKMSNIVHYTRDELVKVKDHLTRLAHIEGFDAHAKSAESRFS; the protein is encoded by the coding sequence ATGAAAATCATCGCCACCACGGATCGGGCCTTTGCTCCAGCGCTCAAACGCATTACGTCCCGCGGTCGCCTGCAGAGCGGAGCCGTGGAGAAGAGCGTGAAAACCATCTTGCGGGCGGTGGAGCGAGGCGGGGACCGGGCGCTTCTCCGTTATACGAAGAAATTCGATCGGGTTTCGCTGGGACCGGCGGAAATCCGAGTCACCCCCGAAGACATCAAAGAAGCCTACTATCACATCCGTAAGGATGAGGGGGACGCGTTGCGGTTCGCCGCGCAGCGCATTACAGCCTTTCACGAGCGGCAGCGGACAAAGACCTGGATGTATCAGGACAACGGTGCGACGCTCGGCCAGGCTGTGACGCCGCTGGACGCCGTCGGCATCTACGTGCCGGGAGGCAAGGCCGTCTATCCGTCCTCGGTCTTGATGTGCGCCATCCCCGCGAAGGTGGCCGGCGTCAAACGAGTAGTGATGTGCACGCCGACACCGAAAGGCGGAATTAATCCCTATCTGCTGGTGGCGGCCGACATTGCCGGGGTAGATGAGGTTTATCGTGTCGGAGGGGTGCAGGCGATCGGTGCACTGGCCTACGGGACCAAGACCATCGCCCGTGTCGACAAAATCGTGGGTCCGGGCAATATCTATGTCGCCACTGCCAAACGCATACTGTATGGCACGGTCGGGCTCGACATGGTGGCGGGGCCGAGCGAGCTGCTCGTGATCGCGGACGACAATGCCAATCCCGCACATGTCGCGGCTGACCTGCTCTGCGAAGCCGAGCATGACGAGGATGCGCAAGTGTATCTCGTGACCACGTCCGAACGGCTGGCCAAGGAGGTCGTCCGTCTGGTCGAGGCGCAGGTGAAAAAATTGCGGAGGGAGAAGATCGCGGCCAAGTCGATTGCGCGGCATTCGGTGGCCTTTGTCGTGACCACCTTGGACGAGGCGATCGATCTGGCCAACCACATTGCGCCGGAACATCTCACGCTGTCGGTAGATCGGCCGTTCGATTACCTGGAGAAAGTCCGCCATGCCGGCGCGCTGTTTCTCGGCCGCTACACGCCTCCCGCCGTGGCCGACTACGTTGCGGGCCCGAACCACGTGTTGCCGACCGGCGCGACGGCGAAATTTTTCTCCGCGCTGTCGGTGAACGATTACGTGAAGATGAGCAACATCGTGCATTACACCCGGGACGAGCTCGTCAAGGTGAAGGACCACCTGACGCGCCTCGCCCATATCGAAGGGTTCGACGCGCACGCCAAATCGGCGGAAAGCAGGTTCTCATGA
- the hisG gene encoding ATP phosphoribosyltransferase → MLTIALSKGKLLEPTLELFRRAGYASPGLSADSRRLVYACPDNDMKLLIVRPSDVPTYVEYGAADAGIVGKDVLLEQDCDVYEPLDLRFGACRISVAALRGQESRNRLSSKIRVATKYPNITERYFNRMGIPVEIIKLYGSIELAPVVGLADRIVDLVETGNTLKAHDLTEVEVIARSTARLIVNRASLKMKHEALTEFISRLRDGAAPRRRSRRRS, encoded by the coding sequence ATGCTGACGATCGCCTTGTCGAAAGGAAAACTGCTGGAGCCGACCCTGGAGCTGTTCCGGCGGGCGGGCTATGCCAGCCCGGGCCTTTCGGCGGACAGCCGGCGGCTGGTCTACGCCTGCCCGGACAACGACATGAAGCTGCTCATCGTACGGCCGAGCGACGTGCCGACCTACGTGGAATATGGGGCCGCCGACGCGGGGATCGTGGGCAAAGATGTGCTCTTGGAGCAGGATTGTGACGTATATGAGCCGTTGGATTTACGCTTCGGAGCGTGTAGAATCTCGGTCGCCGCGCTGAGAGGTCAGGAATCGCGGAACCGGCTCTCGTCCAAGATCAGGGTCGCGACCAAGTATCCGAACATCACCGAGCGGTATTTCAACCGGATGGGGATCCCGGTTGAAATCATTAAGCTGTACGGCTCAATCGAACTGGCGCCGGTGGTGGGTCTGGCGGACCGCATCGTCGATCTGGTCGAGACGGGAAATACGCTGAAAGCCCATGACTTGACCGAGGTCGAGGTCATTGCACGGTCGACGGCGCGGCTGATCGTGAATCGGGCCAGTTTGAAGATGAAGCACGAGGCTCTGACGGAATTCATTTCCCGGCTGCGGGACGGGGCCGCCCCGCGCCGCCGCAGCCGGCGGAGGAGCTGA
- the murA gene encoding UDP-N-acetylglucosamine 1-carboxyvinyltransferase has translation MDSIVITGGNPLCGEVRASGAKNAALPILASAILGGDCTVSNVPHVVDVRTMERLLEILGASVKHEGDHVSINADRLHSTEAPYELVKTMRASVLVLGPLVARWGEATVSLPGGCAIGSRPVNLHLAGLAKLGADISIEHGYIKAKARKLRGTRIYCDTPTVTGTENLMMAACVAEGTTVIENAAKEPEIVDLAEFLVRRGARIAGAGTDLVTVEGVAALHGADHQVIPDRIEAGTYLVAGAITGGEVRVERCRPDHLEAVLIKLRESGVDIAEDKESVCVKAVRRPRGIDVRTCPYPGFPTDMQAQMVALMSVAQGTSVITETVFESRFIHVEELRRMGADIKVEGNRAVVTGRERLTGAPVMASDLRASAGLVLAGLAAEGVTEVSRVYHLDRGYERMEEKLRRLGAVIERKKAGADGGTGKRTC, from the coding sequence ATGGACAGTATCGTCATCACCGGCGGGAACCCGCTTTGCGGCGAAGTCCGAGCCAGCGGCGCCAAGAACGCCGCGTTGCCGATCCTGGCTTCGGCGATCCTCGGGGGGGACTGCACGGTCTCCAATGTGCCCCATGTCGTGGACGTGAGGACGATGGAAAGATTGCTGGAGATCTTGGGCGCCTCGGTCAAACACGAGGGGGATCATGTCTCCATCAACGCGGATCGTCTGCATTCGACCGAGGCGCCGTACGAACTGGTCAAGACCATGCGCGCATCCGTGCTGGTGCTGGGGCCGCTGGTGGCCCGCTGGGGCGAGGCCACCGTGTCGCTGCCGGGCGGCTGCGCGATCGGATCGCGGCCGGTGAATCTCCATCTTGCCGGCTTGGCCAAACTGGGCGCGGACATTTCGATCGAACACGGGTACATCAAGGCGAAAGCCCGGAAGCTCAGAGGGACGCGGATCTACTGCGACACGCCGACCGTGACCGGCACCGAGAATCTGATGATGGCCGCCTGTGTCGCGGAGGGCACCACCGTCATTGAAAACGCCGCCAAGGAACCCGAGATCGTCGACCTGGCCGAGTTTCTCGTCAGGCGGGGGGCGCGCATCGCGGGAGCCGGCACCGACCTCGTCACGGTCGAAGGGGTGGCGGCCTTGCACGGAGCCGATCATCAGGTCATTCCCGATCGCATCGAGGCCGGCACCTACCTGGTCGCCGGAGCCATTACGGGGGGCGAGGTGCGCGTGGAGCGCTGCCGTCCCGATCATCTGGAAGCCGTGCTGATCAAATTGCGCGAGAGCGGGGTGGACATCGCCGAGGACAAGGAGAGCGTCTGCGTGAAGGCCGTACGCCGTCCGCGCGGTATCGACGTCAGGACCTGTCCGTATCCCGGATTCCCGACCGATATGCAGGCTCAGATGGTCGCGTTGATGAGCGTGGCCCAGGGGACCAGCGTGATTACGGAAACGGTGTTCGAAAGCCGGTTCATCCATGTGGAGGAGCTGCGGCGCATGGGCGCCGATATCAAAGTGGAGGGCAACCGGGCCGTGGTGACGGGTCGGGAGCGGCTGACGGGAGCGCCGGTGATGGCCTCGGACCTGCGCGCCAGCGCCGGGCTGGTCCTGGCCGGCCTGGCGGCGGAGGGCGTCACGGAAGTCTCCCGGGTCTATCATCTGGATCGCGGCTATGAACGGATGGAAGAGAAATTGCGGCGTCTGGGAGCCGTCATCGAGCGGAAGAAAGCCGGCGCGGACGGCGGCACAGGAAAGCGGACATGCTGA
- the prmC gene encoding peptide chain release factor N(5)-glutamine methyltransferase, whose product MESIASSAANTHGVTLAALLREGRAMLAEAGVERAEQEAVWILEAALNTSRLALTLERTRLVDPHTLATARALLARRAAREPLQYLLGTQDFCGLEFEVDPSVFIPRPETELLIDELARRLRADEPALLADIGTGSGCIAVAAARVFRHASVYAVDLSEAALVVAGRNVVRHGVQVRVTCLRGDLFGPLRARGMTGAFAAILSNPPYIADPEIDGLQPEVRLFEPRLALSGGQDGLDFYRRIVNEAWEWLAPGGVLIMEVGRDQAASVCEIASRQGRYGTISTRQDLAGIDRLVCVEKG is encoded by the coding sequence ATGGAGTCGATCGCCTCTTCCGCCGCGAACACGCATGGCGTCACGTTGGCGGCGCTGCTTCGGGAAGGGCGCGCGATGCTGGCGGAGGCCGGCGTCGAACGGGCGGAGCAGGAAGCCGTCTGGATTCTGGAAGCGGCGCTGAACACGTCCCGGCTCGCCCTCACGCTCGAGCGAACCCGCCTCGTCGATCCGCACACACTCGCCACCGCGCGGGCGTTGCTGGCGCGACGAGCCGCCCGCGAGCCGCTTCAATATCTTCTCGGCACGCAGGATTTCTGCGGGTTGGAATTTGAAGTCGATCCCTCCGTCTTTATTCCCCGGCCGGAAACCGAACTCCTGATCGACGAACTCGCGCGCCGCCTGCGGGCGGACGAACCGGCGCTTCTCGCCGATATCGGAACAGGATCCGGTTGCATCGCGGTGGCGGCCGCCCGCGTGTTCCGGCACGCTTCCGTCTACGCCGTCGACCTCTCTGAGGCGGCGCTGGTGGTGGCCGGCAGGAACGTCGTGCGGCACGGCGTCCAGGTGCGGGTGACCTGCCTCCGCGGCGATCTGTTTGGGCCGCTGCGCGCGCGAGGCATGACGGGCGCGTTCGCCGCGATCCTCTCGAACCCTCCCTACATCGCCGATCCGGAGATCGACGGCCTTCAGCCTGAAGTCCGGCTGTTCGAGCCTCGTCTCGCGTTGTCCGGCGGTCAAGACGGACTGGATTTCTATCGCCGAATCGTGAACGAAGCATGGGAATGGCTCGCTCCCGGAGGGGTGCTGATCATGGAAGTCGGCCGGGACCAGGCCGCGTCGGTCTGCGAGATCGCCAGCCGCCAAGGCCGGTACGGGACCATCAGTACCAGGCAGGACCTGGCAGGGATCGATCGGCTTGTCTGCGTGGAAAAAGGCTAA
- the prfA gene encoding peptide chain release factor 1: MAQTPTAETKETRLLSKWEAVAVRYEELTHQLQDPSVLNQPALIRKLNKERTEIEELAQLFNVRRDLVRQLEEADQILNDPNAETDLQQLAAEEARVLRQRRKEIEEQAFGLLVPKDPRNDKNTFVEIRAGTGGDEAALFAGDLLRMYVRYAERKGLRVEVMEASETGIGGYKEAVLLVEGKGAYGHFKHEAGVHRVQRVPVTEASGRIHTSTVTVAVMPEVDEVEVHIDPKDLRIDTFCSSGAGGQSVNTTYSAVRITHIPTGVVVTCQDERSQLKNRAKAMRTLRARIVEAERAKQEAEIAQDRKAQVGTGERSEKIRTYNFPQNRVTDHRIGLTLHKLDQVLDGDLDEIVKGLRAAEANALAAET, translated from the coding sequence ATGGCCCAGACGCCAACCGCCGAGACCAAGGAAACGAGACTGCTATCCAAGTGGGAGGCGGTCGCCGTCAGATATGAGGAACTGACCCATCAGCTCCAGGATCCCTCTGTTCTCAACCAGCCCGCCCTCATCCGCAAGCTCAACAAAGAGCGCACCGAAATCGAGGAACTCGCCCAGCTTTTCAACGTCCGGCGCGACCTCGTCAGGCAACTCGAAGAAGCCGATCAGATTCTCAACGATCCCAACGCCGAAACGGACCTGCAGCAGTTGGCCGCGGAAGAGGCGCGGGTGCTGCGGCAACGGCGGAAGGAAATCGAAGAGCAGGCCTTCGGATTGCTGGTGCCGAAAGATCCGCGCAACGACAAAAACACCTTCGTGGAGATTCGGGCCGGAACGGGAGGAGACGAAGCGGCATTGTTCGCCGGCGACCTGCTCCGAATGTACGTCAGATATGCGGAACGCAAAGGCCTGCGTGTGGAAGTGATGGAAGCGTCGGAAACCGGCATCGGCGGGTATAAGGAAGCCGTTCTCCTGGTGGAAGGAAAGGGCGCCTACGGACACTTCAAGCATGAAGCCGGAGTCCACCGGGTGCAGCGGGTGCCGGTCACCGAGGCGAGCGGACGGATCCATACGTCCACGGTGACCGTCGCGGTCATGCCCGAAGTCGACGAGGTCGAGGTCCATATCGATCCTAAAGACCTCCGGATCGACACGTTTTGTTCCTCGGGAGCAGGAGGGCAAAGCGTCAACACGACCTATTCGGCGGTGCGCATCACCCATATCCCGACCGGCGTGGTGGTCACCTGCCAGGATGAGCGATCCCAGCTCAAGAATCGCGCCAAGGCCATGCGGACTCTGCGGGCGCGGATCGTGGAAGCCGAGCGCGCGAAGCAGGAGGCCGAGATCGCTCAGGACCGGAAAGCGCAGGTCGGGACCGGCGAACGGAGCGAGAAAATCCGGACCTACAACTTCCCCCAGAATCGCGTCACGGACCATCGGATCGGGCTCACCCTGCACAAGCTCGATCAGGTGCTCGACGGGGACCTCGACGAGATCGTGAAAGGGTTGCGCGCGGCCGAGGCCAATGCCCTGGCTGCGGAGACGTGA
- the rpmE gene encoding 50S ribosomal protein L31 — translation MKKGIHPAYREATVHCACGATFKTRSTVGNINVDICSSCHPFFTGTQKIVDTEGRVERFKKKYAKKAK, via the coding sequence ATGAAGAAAGGCATTCATCCGGCTTATCGAGAGGCGACGGTGCACTGCGCCTGCGGGGCGACGTTCAAGACCAGATCCACCGTCGGCAATATCAACGTCGATATCTGTTCGAGCTGCCACCCGTTCTTCACCGGGACGCAGAAGATCGTGGATACGGAAGGCCGCGTGGAGCGCTTCAAGAAGAAGTACGCCAAGAAGGCGAAGTAA
- the rho gene encoding transcription termination factor Rho, with the protein MHLAELKQKTIAELNEVARELKIEGAANLRKQELIFAILQAQTEKNGVVFGEGVLETLPDGFGFLRAPDSNYLPGPDDIYISPSQIRRFNLRTGDIVSGQIRPPKESERYFALLKVEKVNYEDPEVARDKILFDNLTPLYPEERINLEFDPEEYCTRVMDLITPIGKGQRGLIVAAPRTGKTMLLQAIARAILKNHPEMTVIVLLIDERPEEVTDWQRQVKAEVISSTFDEPAQRHAQVAEMVLEKAKRLVEHKRDVVILLDSITRLARAYNTIAPPSGKVLSGGLDSNALQRPKRFFGAARNIENGGSLTIMATALVDTGSRMDDVIFEEFKGTGNMEVHLDRRLADKRIFPAIDISQSGTRKEELLVDRDRLNKMWILRKVLSPLGTMEAMEFLMDKIQGTKTNQEFLMSMNR; encoded by the coding sequence ATGCATCTGGCCGAATTAAAGCAAAAAACCATCGCCGAACTGAACGAGGTGGCGCGAGAACTCAAGATCGAGGGAGCGGCCAATCTCCGGAAGCAGGAACTGATCTTCGCGATCCTGCAGGCACAGACAGAAAAAAACGGAGTGGTGTTCGGAGAAGGTGTGTTGGAGACGCTCCCCGACGGCTTCGGCTTCCTGCGAGCGCCCGACTCCAATTACCTGCCGGGCCCTGACGACATCTACATCTCCCCTTCGCAGATCCGTCGCTTCAATCTCAGGACCGGCGACATCGTCTCCGGGCAGATTCGCCCGCCCAAAGAAAGCGAGCGGTACTTCGCGCTCTTGAAAGTCGAAAAGGTCAATTACGAAGACCCGGAAGTCGCACGGGACAAGATTCTGTTCGACAACCTCACGCCGCTCTATCCCGAGGAACGCATCAACCTCGAGTTCGATCCGGAGGAGTACTGCACGCGGGTCATGGACCTGATCACTCCGATCGGCAAAGGTCAGCGCGGATTGATCGTCGCTGCGCCGAGAACCGGTAAGACCATGTTGTTGCAGGCGATCGCCCGGGCGATTCTGAAGAACCATCCGGAGATGACCGTGATCGTGCTGTTGATCGATGAGCGTCCCGAGGAAGTCACCGATTGGCAGCGACAGGTCAAGGCCGAGGTGATCAGCTCCACGTTCGATGAGCCGGCCCAGCGCCACGCGCAAGTGGCCGAAATGGTGCTGGAGAAGGCCAAGCGGCTGGTGGAACACAAGCGGGACGTGGTGATTCTGCTCGACAGCATCACCAGGTTGGCCCGCGCCTACAACACCATCGCGCCGCCGAGCGGCAAGGTGCTCTCCGGCGGTCTCGATTCCAACGCGCTGCAACGCCCGAAGCGGTTCTTCGGGGCGGCGCGGAACATCGAGAACGGTGGAAGCCTCACCATCATGGCGACCGCCCTGGTCGACACGGGCAGCCGCATGGACGACGTGATCTTCGAAGAGTTCAAAGGCACCGGCAATATGGAAGTGCACCTGGATCGGCGGTTGGCGGACAAGCGCATCTTCCCGGCGATCGATATCAGCCAGTCCGGGACCCGCAAGGAAGAGTTGCTGGTGGATCGGGACCGGCTCAACAAGATGTGGATTCTCAGAAAAGTGCTGAGCCCGTTGGGAACCATGGAGGCGATGGAATTCCTCATGGACAAGATCCAGGGCACCAAGACGAATCAGGAATTCCTCATGTCCATGAATCGATGA
- a CDS encoding DUF2203 domain-containing protein: protein MADRGESENQDRIFTLSEANRLIPHLCHHLTAIKQGKAILIRTKDEIKKASANAESGGGSPLGALYIMGLQQIGENLHAIQDMGVLVKDIDMGLCDFPYLLDGRIVYLCWKLGESEIRWWHEVTHGYKDRHPLEAFGS from the coding sequence ATGGCCGACCGCGGCGAAAGCGAGAACCAGGACCGCATTTTTACCCTCTCGGAAGCCAATCGGCTGATCCCTCACTTGTGCCATCATTTGACGGCGATCAAGCAAGGGAAGGCCATCCTCATTCGTACGAAAGACGAGATCAAAAAAGCCAGCGCGAACGCGGAGTCGGGAGGCGGCAGCCCGCTCGGCGCTCTCTATATTATGGGCTTGCAGCAGATCGGGGAAAATCTCCACGCCATCCAGGACATGGGCGTATTGGTCAAGGATATCGATATGGGGCTCTGCGATTTCCCCTATCTCTTGGACGGTCGAATCGTCTATCTCTGTTGGAAACTCGGAGAATCCGAGATCCGCTGGTGGCATGAGGTCACCCATGGCTATAAGGATCGCCATCCGCTCGAAGCCTTCGGTTCATAA
- a CDS encoding YciI family protein, with the protein MKFVIIGFDGPDGQAKRKIHRSAHLAKLEPLNAQGRVILAGPLTDQTGSLIVIEAKSQEEAEQFAREDPYTVHGVFERVEVHPFLQIFPKV; encoded by the coding sequence ATGAAGTTCGTCATCATCGGTTTCGACGGCCCGGACGGCCAAGCCAAACGCAAGATCCACCGCTCAGCCCACCTGGCGAAGCTCGAGCCGCTGAATGCGCAAGGGCGAGTCATTCTGGCCGGCCCGCTGACCGATCAGACCGGCAGCCTCATCGTGATCGAGGCGAAGTCCCAGGAAGAAGCGGAACAGTTCGCACGGGAGGATCCCTATACTGTCCACGGCGTGTTCGAGCGGGTCGAAGTGCACCCGTTCCTGCAAATCTTCCCCAAGGTATGA